One part of the Humulus lupulus chromosome 9, drHumLupu1.1, whole genome shotgun sequence genome encodes these proteins:
- the LOC133800624 gene encoding pyruvate kinase isozyme G, chloroplastic-like: MAALNTSTRMSLLKPERTPDFLPSYKRLSDFLSFQSRPRKKHAQKSHAFTVRSMMIAEERYRGQLNSPNGLAGSPDKYSLYDDQSIEYYSMGQARVTPNSRRKMKIVCTIGLATSTNKDWEDIKFGVDNQVDFYAVSFVKDARVVHELKDYLKSCNADIHVIVKIESADSIPNLHSIIPAYDGAMVARGDLGAELLIEDVPLLQEDIIRRCQRMQKPVIVATNMLESMINHPMPTRAEVSDIAIAVREGADVVMLPGETAHGKYLLKAVKVMHTVALRTELSLPISTAPPNLLSTYKVSADQSTYKFHVLSY, encoded by the exons ATGGCGGCTCTTAACACTTCGACAAGAATGTCTCTCCTCAAACCCGAGAGGACCCCTGATTTTCTACCGTCCTACAAGCGCCTTAGCGATTTCCTTTCATTTCAATCCAGACCCAGAAAGAAACATGCCCAGAAGAGCCATGCATTCACTGTTAGATCCATGATGATAGCCGAGGAGAGATACCGAGGCCAGCTCAACTCGCCTAATGGCCTTGCGGGGAGCCCT gaCAAGTACTCTCTTTATGACGATCAGTCCATTGAATATTACTCTATGGGCCAGGCAAGGGTGACTCCGAACAGTCGAAGAAAAATGAAGATAGTTTGTACAATTGGTCTCGCCACAAGTACAAATAAAGACTGGGAAGATATCAAGTTTGGAGTGGACAACCAAGTCGATTTCTATGCTGTCTCTTTTGTAAAAGATGCTAGAGTAGTTCATGAGTTGAAAGATTATCTTAAAA GTTGCAATGCAGACATTCACGTGATTGTAAAAATTGAAAGTGCAGACTCTATCCCAAATCTTCATTCAATTATTCCTGCATATGATGGG GCAATGGTTGCTCGTGGGGACCTTGGAGCTGAACTTCTGATTGAGGATGTTCCTCTGTTACAG GAGGACATAATTAGAAGGTGTCAGAGAATGCAGAAACCAGTTATTGTAGCAACAAACATGCTGGAGAGCATGATTAATCATCCTATGCCAACAAGGGCAGAAGTCTCTGACATTGCAATTGCAGTACGGGAAGGTGCTGATGTGGTCATGCTTCCTGGAGAAACTGCCCACGGAAA ATATCTATTGAAAGCTGTCAAAGTAATGCATACTGTGGCATTGAGGACTGAGTTAAGTCTACCAATTAGCACTGCTCCTCCAAATTTATTAAGTACATATAAGGTATCTGCAGATCAGTCTACCTACAAGTTTCATGTATTAAGTTAttga